The Deltaproteobacteria bacterium genome includes a region encoding these proteins:
- a CDS encoding isocitrate lyase/PEP mutase family protein gives MNMPSQGLKLRKLLARRGKVLAILGAPNAFHGKIMEANGVEACFVGTSITGGNYTGLPDLGILSLPECVGFAKWIARAVKIPVILDGDTGHGGIMAVRRLVRECIEAGLGGLRLDDQPLDQKRRTGSAGISIISREDAVTRYRVAVDAKNEIDRNFVIMAQCYARNAVNGGMAELLKRLRLYETAGGADWVQFESPHSVAEIKRARRVIKGPFSAMKGQLPRALTLAEHKELGLNAAWYTFLPDQVLKTAAWSFFQEFKKKDVRAWDELAQKNGATPFTGGAKLPWDATGMTEMSQLEAKYVAKRGRRS, from the coding sequence ATGAACATGCCAAGCCAGGGATTGAAGCTCAGAAAACTTCTCGCGCGCAGGGGCAAAGTGCTGGCGATCTTGGGTGCGCCCAATGCCTTTCATGGCAAGATCATGGAAGCCAACGGCGTCGAGGCCTGCTTCGTCGGCACCAGCATCACGGGTGGCAACTATACCGGGCTCCCGGATCTCGGCATTCTCTCGCTGCCCGAGTGCGTCGGCTTTGCCAAATGGATCGCCCGCGCGGTGAAAATTCCCGTTATCCTCGACGGCGACACCGGCCACGGCGGCATCATGGCGGTACGCCGCCTGGTGCGCGAGTGCATCGAGGCGGGCCTTGGCGGACTGCGCTTGGACGATCAACCGCTCGATCAAAAACGGCGCACCGGCTCCGCGGGAATCTCGATCATCTCGCGCGAAGACGCGGTCACGCGCTATCGCGTCGCGGTGGATGCAAAAAATGAAATCGATCGCAATTTTGTCATCATGGCGCAGTGCTACGCGCGCAATGCCGTCAATGGCGGCATGGCGGAGCTGCTAAAGCGGCTGCGGCTCTACGAAACCGCCGGCGGCGCCGACTGGGTGCAATTCGAGTCGCCGCACTCCGTTGCCGAAATCAAACGGGCGCGGCGAGTGATTAAGGGCCCATTCTCGGCGATGAAAGGGCAACTGCCGCGCGCGTTGACTTTGGCAGAGCACAAAGAACTTGGATTGAACGCCGCGTGGTACACATTTTTACCTGACCAGGTGCTCAAAACCGCCGCATGGTCGTTCTTTCAAGAATTTAAGAAAAAAGACGTGCGCGCCTGGGACGAGCTGGCGCAGAAAAATGGCGCGACCCCTTTCACCGGCGGCGCGAAGCTGCCGTGGGATGCGACGGGTATGACGGAAATGAGTCAGCTTGAAGCGAAGTATGTAGCGAAGCGTGGCCGGAGATCATGA
- a CDS encoding alpha/beta hydrolase, with the protein MPLDVKAGMEFLKKQPGVTKILLWGFSGGGPTTTFYQNVAENGVSVCQGPKKLVQCGDDLAGLPKADGLILVDAHPGNPVNGIRSLNPAVTDESRPDLLNPDLDLYNPKNGYNPKGPSTYSEEFKKKYFRAQAERMNRLIEKALAMQRQMKDGKYMYPDDDAFLIVRGENARLMQLDPGVHATTAKPQKLIKNDGTVITEIVKSVRVPNLRSAQQNAQFENGTRLLTVKSFLSANAVRGTDSMDGIDHCSSNNSPPCHLPQITVPTLITAMGGHYFIRDNEIHYELSGAKDKDYVVIEGAEHGQTPCRPCETTPGQYGNSVKNHYDYVRDWINKRF; encoded by the coding sequence ATGCCTCTCGACGTCAAGGCCGGCATGGAGTTTCTCAAGAAACAGCCGGGTGTTACGAAAATACTTCTCTGGGGATTCAGCGGCGGCGGACCGACAACGACCTTTTATCAGAACGTCGCTGAAAACGGCGTATCGGTCTGCCAAGGGCCGAAGAAGCTGGTCCAATGCGGTGATGACCTCGCCGGTCTGCCGAAAGCGGACGGTCTGATTCTTGTCGATGCTCATCCTGGCAACCCCGTGAACGGCATTCGCAGCTTGAATCCGGCGGTCACCGACGAGAGTCGGCCCGATCTGCTCAATCCCGACCTCGATCTGTACAATCCCAAAAATGGTTACAACCCCAAAGGGCCGTCGACCTATTCTGAGGAATTCAAAAAGAAATACTTCCGCGCCCAGGCCGAGCGCATGAACCGGTTGATCGAGAAAGCGCTGGCTATGCAGCGGCAGATGAAAGACGGCAAGTACATGTATCCCGACGATGACGCTTTTCTAATCGTGCGCGGCGAAAACGCGCGGCTGATGCAGCTCGATCCGGGCGTTCACGCGACGACAGCAAAGCCGCAAAAGCTGATCAAGAACGACGGCACAGTCATTACTGAAATCGTCAAGAGCGTGCGCGTGCCGAATTTACGATCGGCGCAGCAAAATGCGCAATTTGAAAACGGCACGCGGTTGTTAACCGTCAAGTCGTTCCTGAGCGCCAACGCGGTGCGGGGGACCGACTCCATGGACGGCATTGATCACTGTTCGAGCAACAATTCGCCGCCGTGCCACCTGCCGCAGATCACTGTGCCGACGCTAATCACGGCGATGGGCGGGCACTATTTCATCCGCGACAATGAGATTCACTACGAGCTATCCGGCGCCAAGGACAAAGATTACGTGGTCATCGAAGGCGCCGAGCACGGGCAGACGCCTTGCAGACCTTGTGAAACCACGCCGGGTCAGTATGGCAACAGCGTCAAGAACCACTACGACTACGTACGTGATTGGATCAACAAACGGTTTTGA
- a CDS encoding TRAP transporter fused permease subunit, whose amino-acid sequence MAEDTVDPSRLEAAQQFVQEEEGPRRRLTGVAARLFSFAAVAMSLVFLYWAWASVTAQILRLVFLGFSLVLSFIIYPTYRGEKRSGVPWHDWLLILLSLAAIGYPLWDFEEFIYRAAIPHTVDQIFGIITILLVLEATRRTTGWVLPAVAIGFLAYAIFGAYLPSPWTHQGYAADRIVGHMYVTLEGIFGVPLDVAATFIILFTIYGSVLEFSKAGEFYVNFSLAATGGKPAAAGRTVTLASFLLGGPSGSGVATTVTLGSVSWPLLSKAGYDKESAGGLLSAGGIGAIISPPVLGAAAFLIAEFLKISYLEVLAMAVIPTLLYYWSIFTMVELDARKFGAQPIQVEGESMGSLTRKYGFHFISLISIIGFMMWGYTAILSVAYATLLGIILSYLRRDTALTPRRLWNLFEKGATDVLSVAATCATAGIIVGVVTLTGLGLKFSMIILTLAGNSLFLTVLYTALALWILGLAVPVTASYIIAAVITAPAMIKLGVPEYAAHMFIFYYAVLSEVSPPTALAPFAAAAITGGNPYKTTMMAWKYTIPAFLVPFMFTLHPDGVALLLKGSWTNILWTTATALVGLASLAAGATGWLRHKTTGIERVMLIAAGLVLVYPEWIADLIGFCLFAAAVLLQRRNKKV is encoded by the coding sequence ATGGCTGAAGACACCGTCGATCCTTCCCGTCTCGAAGCAGCACAGCAATTCGTTCAGGAAGAAGAAGGGCCGAGGCGCCGATTAACTGGCGTTGCGGCGCGACTGTTTTCTTTCGCCGCCGTGGCGATGTCGCTGGTTTTTCTTTACTGGGCTTGGGCCAGTGTCACCGCGCAGATTCTTCGACTGGTGTTTCTTGGCTTCTCTTTGGTGCTGTCGTTCATCATCTATCCCACTTACCGAGGCGAGAAGCGTAGCGGTGTGCCTTGGCACGATTGGCTGCTGATTCTCTTGAGTCTTGCCGCCATCGGCTATCCCCTTTGGGATTTCGAGGAATTTATTTATCGCGCGGCGATTCCACACACCGTCGATCAAATCTTCGGCATCATCACAATTCTGCTCGTTCTCGAAGCCACGCGGCGCACCACAGGTTGGGTACTACCCGCTGTCGCCATCGGCTTTTTGGCCTATGCCATCTTCGGCGCTTACCTGCCTTCGCCCTGGACGCATCAAGGCTATGCCGCCGACCGCATCGTCGGCCATATGTACGTCACGCTGGAAGGCATCTTTGGCGTGCCGCTCGATGTCGCGGCGACGTTTATCATTCTTTTTACGATCTACGGTTCGGTGTTGGAATTTTCCAAAGCCGGTGAGTTCTACGTCAACTTTTCCCTCGCCGCCACCGGGGGCAAACCAGCGGCGGCTGGTCGAACAGTAACGCTGGCATCCTTTTTACTTGGCGGCCCTTCTGGTTCCGGCGTGGCGACGACCGTAACGCTCGGTTCGGTCTCCTGGCCGCTGTTATCTAAAGCCGGCTACGACAAAGAGTCCGCGGGCGGCTTGCTGTCTGCCGGCGGCATCGGCGCGATCATCTCGCCGCCGGTGCTCGGCGCGGCGGCGTTTCTTATCGCTGAGTTTCTGAAAATCTCTTACCTCGAAGTGCTTGCCATGGCCGTGATCCCGACGCTGCTCTACTACTGGTCGATCTTCACCATGGTCGAGCTCGATGCGCGCAAGTTTGGCGCGCAGCCAATTCAAGTCGAAGGCGAAAGCATGGGGAGTCTGACGCGCAAGTACGGTTTCCACTTCATTTCGCTCATCTCCATTATCGGCTTCATGATGTGGGGATACACGGCGATACTCTCCGTCGCTTATGCCACGCTGCTAGGAATTATTCTCAGCTATCTGCGCCGCGACACCGCACTGACGCCCAGGCGCTTATGGAACCTGTTCGAAAAAGGCGCCACCGACGTGCTTTCAGTGGCAGCCACCTGCGCCACGGCAGGGATCATCGTTGGTGTGGTGACGCTGACAGGATTGGGCCTCAAATTCTCGATGATCATTCTGACGCTGGCCGGCAATAGCCTGTTCCTCACGGTGCTCTACACTGCACTTGCTTTGTGGATTCTCGGCCTCGCCGTGCCGGTGACCGCTTCGTATATCATCGCTGCGGTGATCACCGCGCCGGCGATGATCAAGTTAGGCGTACCGGAATACGCAGCGCATATGTTTATTTTTTACTATGCCGTTCTCTCTGAAGTCTCGCCGCCGACGGCGCTAGCGCCGTTCGCTGCCGCCGCGATCACAGGTGGGAATCCATACAAAACCACGATGATGGCATGGAAATACACCATCCCAGCATTCTTGGTGCCCTTCATGTTTACGCTGCATCCGGACGGCGTTGCGTTACTCCTTAAAGGGTCCTGGACAAATATCCTATGGACAACCGCCACGGCATTGGTCGGCCTGGCCTCATTGGCCGCGGGAGCGACAGGTTGGCTGCGGCACAAAACCACAGGAATCGAGCGCGTCATGCTCATCGCAGCCGGGTTAGTGCTGGTTTACCCCGAATGGATTGCGGACCTGATAGGCTTCTGCTTATTCGCCGCGGCAGTCCTGCTACAGCGGCGAAACAAAAAAGTCTGA
- a CDS encoding DUF1850 domain-containing protein, translated as MTSKKISLCPPLPKEDFGSHSQIGDATLERPRVNRPLKKAGRGDFFSSTLLWFSIVLTLLLDSTTVFAQACLSFKKDRQLGHIVPTTPGNQLRIRFTHSIYGGTVEEIFTVREQGFELQQLRYGEARLVAFYGHEGAREENGSWVVTPGPLLYPVLNLRVSDDSAMTLALISATKSHEFLLPPGGALRVAVAACEAGSDG; from the coding sequence ATGACGTCGAAGAAAATCTCCCTGTGTCCCCCTTTGCCAAAGGAGGATTTCGGATCTCATTCTCAGATCGGCGACGCTACCTTAGAAAGGCCGCGTGTGAACCGCCCTTTGAAAAAGGCGGGCCGGGGGGATTTTTTCTCGTCGACACTGTTATGGTTCTCCATCGTGCTAACACTTTTGCTTGACTCGACCACTGTATTTGCACAAGCCTGTCTGTCCTTTAAAAAAGACCGCCAACTAGGTCACATAGTTCCCACTACTCCCGGCAACCAACTCCGCATCCGCTTCACCCACTCTATCTACGGCGGCACCGTCGAGGAAATTTTCACTGTGCGCGAACAAGGCTTCGAGCTACAACAACTGCGCTACGGCGAGGCGCGCTTGGTGGCATTCTACGGCCACGAAGGTGCGCGCGAAGAAAACGGCTCATGGGTGGTGACGCCCGGGCCGCTGCTTTACCCTGTGCTAAACTTGCGGGTGAGCGACGACTCCGCGATGACCCTTGCTCTGATCTCTGCGACAAAATCCCACGAATTTCTATTGCCACCCGGCGGTGCTTTGCGAGTAGCCGTCGCTGCTTGCGAGGCCGGATCTGATGGCTGA
- a CDS encoding TAXI family TRAP transporter solute-binding subunit, with product MLLQNRTSRFAGLIGLALLLASPKVDAQTKTRIAIATGGTGGVYYPLGGGMASLISKHVPNADATAEVTTASVDNVKLLHGNRVGMAFSLPDTAWDGFSGQIKGMKDKANIRSLMALYSNYMHIVAADGSGIKTVTDLRGKRVSTGAPGSGVEVKGLRVMEAYGLTPADLKAQERLGAAESAGAMKDRKIDAFFWDGGLPTAAVLDLAATPGMKIHMVPHADAIPKMVAKYGPLYFVSPIAKGMYKGIDEDVPVAAATNLLIVNEKMSDDLAYQITRLLLEHTADLVAVHKAATDISLKNAVVGSPIPFHPGALRYYKEKGVRVPTSGK from the coding sequence ATGTTACTACAAAACCGCACCTCACGATTTGCCGGTCTAATTGGACTAGCGTTGTTGCTGGCATCGCCGAAAGTCGATGCTCAAACCAAAACCCGCATCGCCATCGCCACCGGCGGTACCGGCGGTGTCTATTATCCGCTGGGCGGCGGCATGGCTTCCCTGATCTCCAAACATGTTCCCAATGCCGACGCGACGGCCGAAGTCACCACGGCATCGGTGGATAACGTCAAACTGCTGCACGGCAACCGCGTCGGCATGGCCTTCTCGCTGCCCGATACCGCGTGGGACGGTTTTTCCGGACAGATCAAAGGCATGAAAGACAAAGCCAACATCCGGTCCTTGATGGCGCTCTATTCCAACTACATGCACATCGTCGCCGCCGACGGCAGCGGCATCAAGACCGTCACGGACTTGAGAGGCAAAAGAGTCTCCACCGGCGCACCGGGTTCCGGCGTTGAAGTTAAAGGCTTGCGGGTAATGGAAGCCTACGGTCTCACACCCGCCGATCTGAAAGCCCAAGAGCGCCTCGGCGCAGCCGAATCGGCGGGCGCCATGAAGGACCGCAAAATCGACGCCTTTTTCTGGGACGGCGGTTTGCCGACAGCGGCGGTGCTCGACCTCGCCGCAACCCCGGGGATGAAAATCCACATGGTACCCCATGCCGACGCGATTCCTAAAATGGTCGCCAAATACGGTCCACTTTACTTCGTCAGCCCCATCGCCAAAGGAATGTACAAAGGCATCGATGAAGACGTGCCGGTGGCGGCGGCGACCAATTTGCTGATTGTCAATGAAAAGATGAGCGATGACCTCGCCTATCAGATTACCAGGCTTCTCCTTGAACACACCGCCGATCTGGTTGCGGTGCACAAAGCGGCCACGGATATTAGCTTGAAAAATGCCGTCGTCGGCTCGCCGATTCCATTTCATCCCGGCGCGCTGCGCTACTACAAAGAGAAAGGCGTGAGAGTGCCGACGAGCGGAAAATGA
- the msrA gene encoding peptide-methionine (S)-S-oxide reductase MsrA, translated as MSNQVAIFGGGCFWCTEAVFDELKGVQSVVSGYIGGTVKNPSYEQVCMGNTGHAEAIKIEFDDARISFRDLMTVFFATHDPTTLNRQGNDVGTQYRSAIFYADEKQKAEAAVYMKELDEAKTFKNSIVTTLEPLTEFCAAEDYHQKFYANNPFQPYCQYMIPPKLSKLHKQFKELLKSHS; from the coding sequence ATGAGTAACCAAGTTGCAATCTTTGGCGGCGGCTGTTTCTGGTGCACCGAGGCGGTTTTCGACGAGCTGAAAGGCGTGCAATCGGTGGTGTCCGGCTACATTGGCGGCACGGTGAAAAATCCCAGCTACGAACAAGTCTGCATGGGCAACACCGGCCACGCCGAGGCGATCAAGATCGAATTCGACGATGCGCGGATTTCGTTTCGCGATTTGATGACGGTTTTTTTCGCCACCCACGATCCGACGACGCTCAATCGCCAGGGCAACGACGTCGGCACCCAATATCGCTCGGCGATTTTCTACGCCGACGAAAAGCAAAAAGCAGAGGCCGCTGTGTATATGAAAGAACTGGACGAGGCGAAGACGTTTAAGAATTCGATCGTGACGACGCTGGAGCCGTTGACCGAGTTCTGCGCCGCGGAAGATTATCACCAAAAATTTTATGCGAACAATCCGTTCCAGCCCTACTGCCAGTACATGATCCCGCCCAAGCTGAGCAAGCTGCACAAGCAGTTCAAAGAGCTGCTGAAGTCACATAGTTGA
- a CDS encoding alpha/beta fold hydrolase — protein MEQLKPVKSGKVKVDDVNLYCEIYGQGDPLVLVAGTGISCAPWRVSQVPEFAKHYQVVIYDHRGLGRSDKPDMPYSTELFAQDCAGLMDALGIKKAHMLGHSMGARVLQWFALKYPEKVRSLVLSGPGSGKYEESLDYPRGVPMDAALEMIEKGYEKYQSDHWGPGFMFSEQFMKEHPEVVKQYQDLIVDEVPPLKCYLRHVVARQCHEATHLIHDIKAPTLVIVGSKDTHEGGTGNHVESAKVLAAKIPGAQLHLVEGGRHGYLREMPEKGHPPILDFLRRH, from the coding sequence ATGGAGCAACTTAAGCCGGTGAAAAGCGGCAAGGTCAAAGTCGACGACGTTAACCTTTACTGCGAAATCTACGGCCAGGGCGATCCGCTGGTGCTGGTGGCCGGCACAGGGATTAGCTGCGCGCCGTGGCGCGTCTCGCAGGTGCCGGAGTTCGCCAAGCATTATCAAGTCGTCATCTACGATCACCGCGGCCTGGGGCGGAGCGACAAGCCGGACATGCCCTATTCCACAGAACTGTTTGCCCAGGATTGCGCCGGGCTCATGGACGCGCTCGGTATCAAGAAAGCCCATATGCTGGGCCATTCTATGGGTGCGCGGGTCTTGCAGTGGTTCGCGCTAAAGTATCCGGAAAAGGTGCGCAGCCTGGTGCTGTCCGGTCCCGGCTCGGGAAAATATGAGGAATCCCTCGATTATCCGCGCGGTGTGCCTATGGACGCGGCCTTGGAGATGATCGAAAAGGGCTACGAGAAATATCAGAGCGACCACTGGGGGCCGGGCTTCATGTTCAGCGAGCAGTTCATGAAAGAGCACCCGGAAGTCGTCAAGCAGTATCAAGACCTGATCGTCGACGAAGTGCCGCCGCTCAAATGTTACCTGCGCCATGTGGTCGCGCGCCAGTGCCACGAAGCGACCCATCTCATTCATGATATCAAAGCGCCGACGCTGGTGATCGTCGGCAGCAAGGACACGCACGAAGGCGGCACCGGCAACCATGTGGAATCGGCGAAGGTTCTCGCCGCGAAGATTCCCGGTGCACAGTTGCATTTGGTCGAAGGCGGAAGACATGGCTACCTGCGCGAGATGCCCGAGAAAGGCCATCCGCCGATATTGGATTTTCTGCGGCGACACTGA
- a CDS encoding aspartate aminotransferase family protein, with protein MNKKEVLEKQKKYLFSCVATYYDEPLVVDHAKDHSVFDADGKEYLDFFGGILTVSVGHNNDKVSKAIVDQTHKVQHMSTLYANEPQVNLAEKLAQITPGRLEKSFFTNSGTEANETAVLLAQIYTKCQDVITLRHSYSGRSYLALSLSAQSSWRLMPNVVPGVHHIANAYCYRCPYGLTYPSCDIKCATDAEEAIQTMTSQGRVAAFLAEPIQGVGGFIVPPKEYFKIIVDIIRKHGGLFIADEVQTGWGRTGGKMFGIEHWGVDPDIMTFAKGMANGVPIGATIATPEVADAMQGNTISTFGGNPVTCTAANATINVIEEENLVENARVMGNRLRDGLNALQQKYPIIGDVRGMGLMQGMELVGEKKKPDAESTKRLVELTKNNGLLLGKGGTYGNVLRIAPSLNVNKDEVDHALKVLDQSFAQLGQ; from the coding sequence GTGAACAAAAAAGAGGTCCTTGAGAAACAGAAAAAGTATTTGTTCTCCTGTGTGGCGACCTACTACGACGAGCCGTTGGTCGTCGATCATGCCAAGGATCATTCGGTCTTCGATGCCGATGGTAAAGAGTATCTGGACTTCTTCGGCGGCATTCTCACCGTCAGCGTGGGCCACAACAATGACAAAGTCAGCAAAGCCATCGTCGATCAGACCCACAAGGTCCAGCATATGTCGACGCTCTACGCCAACGAGCCGCAGGTCAATCTCGCGGAAAAGCTGGCGCAGATCACCCCGGGACGTTTAGAGAAATCGTTTTTCACCAACAGCGGCACCGAAGCCAACGAGACAGCGGTTCTTCTGGCGCAGATCTACACCAAGTGCCAGGACGTGATCACGCTGCGGCACAGCTACAGCGGACGGTCTTACCTAGCGTTGAGTCTCTCGGCGCAATCGAGCTGGCGGCTGATGCCCAATGTCGTGCCGGGGGTGCACCATATCGCCAACGCTTATTGTTACCGCTGCCCTTACGGGTTGACCTATCCGAGCTGCGATATCAAATGCGCCACGGATGCTGAAGAAGCGATTCAGACTATGACCTCACAAGGGCGGGTCGCGGCGTTTCTCGCTGAGCCGATCCAGGGTGTCGGCGGTTTCATCGTGCCGCCCAAGGAATATTTCAAAATCATCGTCGATATAATTCGCAAACATGGCGGCCTTTTTATCGCCGATGAAGTGCAGACCGGCTGGGGTCGCACCGGCGGCAAGATGTTTGGCATCGAGCATTGGGGCGTCGACCCCGACATCATGACCTTCGCCAAGGGCATGGCCAACGGCGTGCCCATCGGCGCGACCATCGCGACGCCGGAGGTGGCCGACGCGATGCAGGGCAACACCATATCGACTTTCGGCGGCAACCCGGTCACCTGCACGGCTGCGAATGCGACCATCAATGTCATAGAAGAAGAAAACTTAGTCGAGAACGCACGCGTGATGGGCAACCGGTTGCGCGACGGGTTGAACGCGTTGCAGCAAAAGTATCCGATCATCGGCGATGTTCGCGGCATGGGCTTGATGCAGGGCATGGAGTTAGTCGGCGAAAAGAAAAAGCCCGACGCCGAAAGCACCAAGCGGTTGGTGGAGTTGACCAAAAACAATGGCCTGCTATTGGGTAAGGGCGGCACCTATGGCAATGTGCTGCGCATCGCGCCGTCTTTGAATGTTAACAAGGATGAAGTGGACCACGCGCTGAAGGTCTTGGATCAGTCGTTTGCGCAGTTGGGGCAGTAA
- a CDS encoding ABC transporter permease translates to MNTLLRRSLGAIPVIIAISFLIFLLMHIAPGDPVTLMLGDNATPEDVEKLRRELGFDKPILAQYWDFLSQAVRGDFGRSLKFGEPVMKLVAERLPATLELAFASLFVAILISVPVGVYSAIKHNSLLDHAGMSVALVGVSLPNFWLGIMLIYFLGGQLNLLPVAGRIEYGIEIKSITGLYLFDSLITGNFTAFWSVAKHLLMPAVTLGSALAAIVTRISRSSVLEVMRQDYVTTARAKGLSEKAVIWRHILRNALITIVTILGLQLGALLSGSVVTETVFSYPGIGDLLIQSISARDYKLTQILILMFAITYFVVNLLVDFLYSWIDPRIKF, encoded by the coding sequence ATGAACACCCTCCTTCGCAGAAGCCTGGGCGCTATCCCGGTTATCATCGCCATCTCGTTTTTAATTTTTCTTTTGATGCACATCGCGCCGGGTGACCCGGTGACATTGATGTTGGGCGACAACGCCACTCCTGAGGACGTCGAGAAGCTGCGCCGGGAGTTGGGTTTTGACAAACCCATCCTGGCTCAATATTGGGATTTTCTCTCACAAGCGGTGCGCGGCGATTTCGGCCGGTCGCTCAAGTTCGGCGAGCCGGTGATGAAACTGGTTGCCGAGCGGTTGCCGGCGACCTTGGAGCTAGCGTTTGCGAGCCTTTTTGTTGCAATTTTGATCTCGGTGCCAGTTGGCGTCTACTCGGCTATCAAACACAATTCGCTGCTCGATCACGCCGGCATGAGCGTCGCCTTGGTGGGCGTTTCCCTGCCTAATTTTTGGCTTGGCATCATGCTGATCTACTTTCTCGGCGGGCAGTTGAATCTATTGCCCGTGGCGGGGCGCATCGAATACGGCATCGAGATTAAATCGATCACCGGTCTCTATCTTTTTGACAGCCTCATAACCGGCAACTTCACTGCGTTTTGGAGCGTGGCCAAGCACCTTTTGATGCCGGCCGTTACCCTGGGCTCAGCCTTGGCAGCGATTGTGACGCGCATTTCTCGTTCCAGCGTGTTGGAGGTCATGCGCCAGGACTATGTCACAACCGCGCGCGCCAAGGGGCTGAGTGAAAAGGCGGTCATCTGGCGCCATATCCTGCGCAACGCGCTGATTACCATCGTGACGATTCTCGGCTTGCAGCTTGGCGCCTTGCTCAGTGGCTCGGTGGTCACCGAAACGGTTTTTTCCTATCCGGGCATCGGCGATCTTTTGATCCAGTCGATCTCGGCGCGCGACTATAAGCTTACGCAGATTCTGATACTGATGTTCGCGATTACTTACTTCGTGGTCAATTTACTGGTGGACTTTCTCTATAGCTGGATTGATCCGAGGATCAAGTTTTAA
- a CDS encoding ABC transporter permease → MLSFRHLKIWVGGAILALLVVCGVAAPLLAPRDPQMQTLEDRLRPPRWTKNGLPAYLLGTDNLGRDMLSRIIYGSRISLMVGAATVIFAGVVGCTLGAVAGYFGKTADEIVSKVSEIFLAFPFLLIAIAIMAFLGQGVGNLIMALMLSRWVQYCRVVRGEVLSLKERDFVTAAKALGGQDFYVLFRHVVPNTLASVTVIATFGMAIVIITEASLSFLGLGVPVHIPTWGSMLAEGRSYINRAPWLTIFPGLAIFITVFGINLLGDGLRDIFDPKLRRQR, encoded by the coding sequence ATGCTATCGTTTCGCCACTTAAAAATTTGGGTCGGCGGGGCTATCCTTGCGCTGTTGGTGGTTTGTGGCGTTGCCGCGCCGCTGTTGGCGCCGCGCGATCCGCAGATGCAGACCCTGGAAGACCGGTTGCGGCCGCCGCGCTGGACGAAAAATGGCTTGCCGGCGTACTTGCTTGGCACCGATAACCTCGGCCGCGATATGTTGAGTCGGATTATTTACGGCTCGCGTATTTCGCTCATGGTCGGCGCCGCAACCGTGATCTTCGCCGGTGTTGTCGGCTGCACGCTGGGCGCCGTCGCTGGTTACTTTGGCAAGACGGCCGACGAAATCGTCAGCAAGGTATCCGAAATCTTTCTGGCTTTTCCATTCTTGTTGATTGCCATCGCGATCATGGCCTTTCTCGGCCAAGGGGTGGGTAATCTCATCATGGCGTTGATGCTCAGCCGTTGGGTACAGTATTGCCGTGTGGTGCGCGGCGAGGTGCTGTCTTTGAAAGAGCGTGACTTTGTCACCGCTGCAAAAGCGCTGGGCGGCCAGGATTTCTATGTCCTGTTTCGTCACGTGGTGCCCAATACGCTGGCAAGCGTGACGGTCATTGCGACCTTCGGCATGGCGATCGTGATCATCACCGAAGCGAGCCTGAGCTTTTTGGGTCTGGGCGTGCCGGTGCATATTCCCACGTGGGGTTCGATGCTTGCCGAGGGCAGGAGCTACATCAACCGGGCCCCGTGGCTGACTATCTTCCCTGGGCTGGCAATTTTTATTACGGTATTTGGTATCAATCTGCTGGGCGACGGGCTCAGGGATATTTTCGATCCGAAGCTGAGACGGCAACGTTAG